Sequence from the Candidatus Neomarinimicrobiota bacterium genome:
TGACGAATTACAGAAAGTCAATGACCGGTATCTCATCATTCTATGCTGAAGATTTCCACGGGAAAGTGACTGCTAATGGCGAAACCTACGATATGTATGGTCTGACGGCCGCACACAAGACACTACCATTTAATACACTAATCAGGGTAACTAATTTGGATAACAAAAAATCGATAGCCCTAAGAGTGAATGACCGCGGCCCTTATGCCAAAGGGCGGATTCTCGACTGTTCTTACGGCGCTGCTGTTAAACTCGGATTTGTGGGTCACGGGACGGCAAGAGTTAAGATTGAAGTAATGGAGTTGGGAGATAACCAATACATGAAAAGGAAAGATAAGTGACTGATCTTACGGGAGAAAAATCATCTGGCGGAAGGACACTGGTCAATGCTTTGGGAATTCCTGCTATTCTATTCCTCATATTTCTGGGAGGCCTGCCGTTCATGGCTTTTGTCACGGTTGTATCTGTACTCGCCGTCAGAGAATTTTATTTTCTGGGAGCGAAGCAGCAGATTCATCCCCAATTTTTTGCGGGCTATGCCATGTCAATCTTGATAGCTCTTCATTACTATTTCGGTCCGGGCAATCCTCTCACCATTTTTAGACCCGGCGAATTGATGCTCATTGCCACAGTGCTAGTTGTTCTATTAGAACTTTTCAGAAATAAAGAGAATAGTCTAAGTAATATATCCTTTACTCTGGCGGGAATTGTTTACATCCCGCTTCTGCTGGGAACTATGATCGGTTTGCGAGGAATAGACCCCATCGATCCGACCATGGGAATGAAACTGACCTTTTGTCTTTTTGTGGGCGTCTGGGTCTGCGATTCGACCGCGTATTTTGTAGGGCTAAATTGGGGCAGGCATAAACTTATTGAAAGGATCAGCCCCAAGAAAACAGTGGAAGGTGGAGTGGCAGGTCTTCTTGCAGCTTTTATCTTTTTCTATATCGTTTTCAAATCTGGCGGTCTGACATCTCAATACTCCATAGCAGGAATTCATTCATTCGATTATGTTGTCTTCAGCATCATAATTGGAATTATTGGTCAAAGCGGCGACTTTTCTGAATCGCTAATGAAAAGAGATATGGGTGTTAAAGATACATCATCTTTCCTGGCCGGGCATGGCGGTGTTCTGGACCGCTTTGATTCACTCATTTTAGCCTCGCCCGTAATGTTCCTTTACATCAAGTATTTTGTCTATTGAATTGGCTGCCTCAATTCCTTTGGGAATCCCCCCGGCACCGGATAAATTTTCGCACTTTTTTGGCTATAATGAATTGCATTTAGAAAGACTATATCTAGAATGGATTTCCTAAAACAGTTAGGCATTGAAAATGACAATTACGGTGGTTGCACCGGGCCCGATGGTTGGTCTGATTCTAAGAGCGAAGGGAAGCTCGATTCTTTGAATCCAGCCACAGGAGAAGTTATTGCATCTGTCTATCAGGCCACTGATCAGGATTATGAAAAAGTGATGGCATCATCAACAGAGGCTTTCGTTGAATGGCGGATGATTCCGGCACCCAAACGGGGAGAAATGGTCCGGCTCATGGCTGAGATTCTACGCGATAATAAGGACGCACTAGGCAGCCTTGTTTCACTTGAAATGGGCAAAATAAAACAGGAAGGTGATGGGGAAGTCCAGGAAATGATAGACATTGCCGATTTTGCTGTCGGTCTGTCACGTCAACTCTACGGCCTCACCATGCATTCTGAGCGCCCGCTCCATAGGATGTATGAACAATGGCATCCGTTGGGGCCTGTTGGCGTCATTTCAGCCTTTAACTTTCCTGTGGCGGTCTGGTCATGGAACGCTTTTATTGCCGCCGTCTGCGGTGATACGGTTGTCTGGAAGCCGTCCTCATCTGTTCCTCTTTGCGCTATCGCTGTTCAAAATTTGTGTAATAGGGTGCTGAAGGAGGGAGGTTACCCACCTGTCTTTTCACTTGTTATTGGTCCCGGCAGAACCATAGGTGAGAGGTTGGTATCCGACAGACGGGTTCCGCTCATCTCCTTTACAGGTTCCACCTTAATGGGTAAACAGATTGGCGGTATTGTTGGTGAACGTCTGGGCAAGACCATTCTAGAACTGGGTGGCAATAATGGCATCATTTTAGATGATTCTGCTGAACTGAACCTAGCCATACCGTCTGTTCTTTTTGGCGCTGTAGGGACAGCTGGTCAAAGATGCACTTCAACTCGAAGAGTGTTTATTCATGAAAAAAGTTTTGATGAAATCAGCGCTAAACTTGTGAAGACATACAGTCAGGTGGCAATCGGTGATCCTTTGGATGGATCGACCCTCATGGGGCCTCTTGTAAATGAAGGTGCTGTAAATGAGTACCTTGAGGCTATCGGAAGAGTGTGCAATGAGGGAGGAGAAGTGTTGTACGGTGGAAAGGTGTTGGACGGCGCCGGCTATTTTGTTCAGCCCACGCTCATCAAAGCAAAGAACAGCTATGAAACAGTGAAGGAAGAGACGTTTGCACCTATTTTGTACCTTATCCCTTTCAGTGATATTGAAGAAGCCTTTCATGATCACAACGATGTTCCTCAGGGATTATCCAGTGCCATATTCACAACTAACTTGAAGAATGCGGAATTTTTTCTTTCCCATAAAGGAAGTGATTGCGGCATTGCCAATGTGAATATTGGAACCTCCGGGGCAGAGATCGGTGGTGCATTTGGTGGTGAAAAGGAGACTGGTGGTGGCCGAGAATCTGGCTCTGATGCGTGGAAAGCTTACATGCGCCGGCAGACCAATACAATTAACTGGAGCAATGAACTTCCTCTTTCTCAGGGCATTAAATTTGGTGATGAAATTTGAAATTGAGAAAGGACGTTTGAATGATAACAGTTGAAGCTGCTAATGTAAGAAAAACACTTAGTAATCACATTCTAACAGATGGCTTTGAACTGGTTGTAGATCTTGAGAAGAGCCACGGCTCATGGCTTGTTGATAGCAGGGACGGCAGGGAATATCTTGATTTTTTCACCATGTTTGCCTCTATCCCAGTCGGGTACAACCATCCCAAACTTTTGGAACATAAGGATGAGCTCATCAAAGCCGCCTTGAACAAGCCAACCAATTCAGACATCTACACTGCCCAACTTGCGGAGTTTGTGGAATCTTTTTTCACCATCACTCAGCCCGATATTTTCAGGTATAGCTTTTTTATTGAAGGCGGGGCGCTCGCCATTGAAAATGCTCTAAAAGCGAGCTTTGACTGGAAGGTGAGGAAAAACTTTCAGAAAAACGGATCTGGGCAGGAAATGGGTTTTAAAGTAATCCATTTCAACGACTGTTTTCATGGTCGTACCGGATATACGCTTTCTCTCACCAACACCTCTGATCCGCGAAAAACGGCCCATTTCCCGAAATTTGACTGGCCGCGGATCGTTAATCCGGCGGTAAAATTTCCTCTGAACGATGAAAACCTTGCCGAGGTGGAGGCGCTGGAAGCGGAGGCCCTTAACCAAATTAAAGATGCCATTTGTGAGCAAGGAAACGATATTGCCGCACTGATCATTGAACCCATTCAGGGTGAAGGGGGCGATCACCACTTTCGGACAGAATTTTTCCAGGCGTTGCGCCAGATTTGTGACGAAAATGAGATTATGCTTGTCTATGATGAAGTGCAGTCAGGTATGGGACTCACCGGTAAGTGGTGGGCGTGGCAGAATCAGAATGTTGCGCCTGATCTCATGGGATTCGGAAAGAAATCACAGGTGTGCGGTTTTGTATCCACATCCCGGCTTGACGAGGTGGAAAATCATGTTTTCAGGGAATCCAGCA
This genomic interval carries:
- a CDS encoding L-lysine 6-transaminase, coding for MITVEAANVRKTLSNHILTDGFELVVDLEKSHGSWLVDSRDGREYLDFFTMFASIPVGYNHPKLLEHKDELIKAALNKPTNSDIYTAQLAEFVESFFTITQPDIFRYSFFIEGGALAIENALKASFDWKVRKNFQKNGSGQEMGFKVIHFNDCFHGRTGYTLSLTNTSDPRKTAHFPKFDWPRIVNPAVKFPLNDENLAEVEALEAEALNQIKDAICEQGNDIAALIIEPIQGEGGDHHFRTEFFQALRQICDENEIMLVYDEVQSGMGLTGKWWAWQNQNVAPDLMGFGKKSQVCGFVSTSRLDEVENHVFRESSRINSTWGGNLTDMVRLTIYLNIIQAENLIDAAAKTGEYLHNQLLTIQDDYADFVSNTRGAGLMCAFDLPDPKIRDKLLDLINQNGAIILGCGDNTVRFRPPLNVSTDEVDYGIDIIRKSLDTLIN
- a CDS encoding aldehyde dehydrogenase family protein; this encodes MDFLKQLGIENDNYGGCTGPDGWSDSKSEGKLDSLNPATGEVIASVYQATDQDYEKVMASSTEAFVEWRMIPAPKRGEMVRLMAEILRDNKDALGSLVSLEMGKIKQEGDGEVQEMIDIADFAVGLSRQLYGLTMHSERPLHRMYEQWHPLGPVGVISAFNFPVAVWSWNAFIAAVCGDTVVWKPSSSVPLCAIAVQNLCNRVLKEGGYPPVFSLVIGPGRTIGERLVSDRRVPLISFTGSTLMGKQIGGIVGERLGKTILELGGNNGIILDDSAELNLAIPSVLFGAVGTAGQRCTSTRRVFIHEKSFDEISAKLVKTYSQVAIGDPLDGSTLMGPLVNEGAVNEYLEAIGRVCNEGGEVLYGGKVLDGAGYFVQPTLIKAKNSYETVKEETFAPILYLIPFSDIEEAFHDHNDVPQGLSSAIFTTNLKNAEFFLSHKGSDCGIANVNIGTSGAEIGGAFGGEKETGGGRESGSDAWKAYMRRQTNTINWSNELPLSQGIKFGDEI
- a CDS encoding septal ring lytic transglycosylase RlpA family protein, translating into MINRSIIFTLLFMVGCHSSPRYVKRDSGRLKKKDASGKVTNYRKSMTGISSFYAEDFHGKVTANGETYDMYGLTAAHKTLPFNTLIRVTNLDNKKSIALRVNDRGPYAKGRILDCSYGAAVKLGFVGHGTARVKIEVMELGDNQYMKRKDK